A section of the Deinococcus cellulosilyticus NBRC 106333 = KACC 11606 genome encodes:
- a CDS encoding CarD family transcriptional regulator: protein MPISLNVGDNVVYPSHGAGTIMGLSELEVMGRTQNYFEIELLKTGMQVRVPVDHAERLGLRRITPVDEIPRLLGQLVLPDMDLPAAWTPRHRREQTIMQEGNIYTIAHLVGTLHRRAQLRSLAVTERAIYEEAKHILVTEVMVALHLSFEDAKAKLEHTLDHTVMA, encoded by the coding sequence ATGCCTATCAGCTTAAATGTCGGTGACAACGTGGTTTACCCCAGCCATGGCGCGGGAACCATCATGGGGCTCAGCGAACTCGAAGTCATGGGAAGAACCCAGAACTACTTTGAGATTGAACTCCTCAAAACTGGCATGCAAGTTCGTGTTCCTGTCGACCATGCAGAACGCCTCGGACTCAGGCGCATCACCCCTGTCGACGAGATTCCGAGACTGCTCGGACAGCTGGTCCTTCCGGATATGGACTTACCTGCAGCATGGACCCCACGCCACCGTCGGGAACAGACCATCATGCAAGAAGGAAACATCTACACCATCGCCCACCTGGTCGGCACCCTGCACCGCCGTGCTCAACTGCGCAGCCTTGCAGTCACCGAACGGGCGATCTATGAAGAGGCCAAGCACATTCTGGTGACAGAAGTGATGGTCGCCCTGCACCTCAGCTTTGAGGATGCCAAGGCCAAACTGGAACACACTCTGGATCACACGGTGATGGCTTAA
- a CDS encoding DUF402 domain-containing protein, with translation MKKKCFDHRNWHRTTSDEQHIYNLLDGILVDYLAGEVTKPLVVSSCGVQMTVLDSFHRWIHWAPTGAHHALTVQLDAQDRPIQFYIDINHSNAVSEDGLPYGMDLYLDVVALTEGWQVKTAEIIDGDELEEAISQGRVSPELAEFAWMQARNVHALLLNQAFEDLLVVQKHLKDHPRRVFWEATPTA, from the coding sequence ATGAAAAAGAAATGTTTTGACCACCGCAACTGGCACCGTACCACCTCCGATGAACAGCACATTTACAACCTTCTGGATGGAATTCTGGTCGATTATCTTGCTGGGGAGGTCACCAAACCCCTGGTGGTGTCTTCCTGTGGAGTTCAGATGACGGTGCTGGATTCCTTTCACCGCTGGATTCACTGGGCTCCAACGGGAGCGCATCACGCCCTGACGGTTCAGCTGGATGCCCAGGACAGACCCATCCAGTTCTACATCGACATCAACCATTCCAATGCTGTTTCAGAAGATGGCCTTCCTTATGGCATGGACCTGTACCTGGATGTGGTTGCACTGACGGAAGGCTGGCAGGTGAAAACCGCTGAGATCATCGATGGGGATGAGCTGGAAGAGGCCATCAGCCAGGGACGGGTTTCCCCTGAGCTTGCTGAATTTGCCTGGATGCAGGCCCGAAACGTTCATGCATTGCTCTTGAATCAGGCGTTTGAAGATCTTCTGGTGGTGCAGAAGCATCTGAAGGATCATCCGAGACGTGTTTTCTGGGAGGCCACTCCGACGGCTTGA
- a CDS encoding FMN-dependent NADH-azoreductase yields MAHILHLDSSARTTGSYSRQLTREFVETWLKLTPQDTVTYRDLNTTPLPFIDQQWISAVFNPSTPPTAQEQSALTVSDLLIDELMAADVLVFGVPIYNFSVPASFKAYLDQVIRMGRTARFTSSGPEGLVKGKQAYVITASGSDFSQEPFKSLDHHTPYIKTVLNFIGITDVTFIRHHGYTPEAQQENLAAARKDIETLTREGQLTSV; encoded by the coding sequence ATGGCACACATCCTGCATCTGGATTCCAGCGCACGCACCACTGGCTCCTACTCCCGTCAGCTCACCCGCGAATTCGTGGAAACCTGGCTGAAACTCACCCCCCAGGACACCGTGACCTACCGGGACCTGAACACCACCCCCCTGCCTTTCATTGACCAGCAGTGGATTTCTGCGGTGTTCAATCCCAGCACGCCTCCCACAGCCCAGGAACAGTCTGCCCTGACCGTCTCTGATCTGCTGATCGATGAACTCATGGCCGCCGATGTGCTGGTTTTCGGGGTGCCCATCTACAACTTCAGTGTTCCCGCAAGCTTCAAGGCGTATCTGGACCAGGTGATTCGCATGGGACGCACAGCCCGATTCACCTCCAGTGGTCCGGAAGGTCTGGTCAAAGGGAAACAGGCCTACGTCATCACCGCGAGCGGCTCCGATTTCAGTCAAGAACCCTTCAAGAGTCTGGACCACCACACCCCTTACATCAAAACCGTGCTGAACTTCATCGGCATCACCGACGTGACCTTCATCCGGCACCACGGCTACACCCCAGAAGCCCAGCAAGAGAATCTGGCTGCAGCCCGCAAGGACATTGAAACTCTGACCCGTGAAGGACAACTGACCAGCGTTTGA
- a CDS encoding amylo-alpha-1,6-glucosidase, giving the protein MLPEFKITHEAARSLTQEFLLTDGLGGFHMMTPAGVPTRKYHGLAHSHNPPVERDLPWIMPLETLKVGSQQASLYTFEMTPGYFVGRGRDFLMECNLEALQPTQVYQACGVTVQKTTVMPRHSGTLVYLYEVTTPHETELILEGLFSDRDMHGTRAKLPALEFNSEHGVIQTQYGNGRGVQVRLQADTFDELPLAPIPQQLFYRVECERGEPCEDIAARTGLYHLKFTPGHHRFALTVSATGWNQDPWEAAEAEKARKTYLVQQAFEATGVQDATVATLALAADAFLVHRQTVESMSVIAGYPWFADWGRDSMISLSGLTLPTGRFEDAKGILTTFLKYQRRGLVPNNFWDDGKGAGYNTVDGALWLFVALDRYLEATQDFDFAREQFPVLQEIIHHHIEGTDFNIGVDPEDGLLSAGEKGVQLTWMDVKIRDWVVTPRHGKAIEICALWLNALQIFLQISKKLQVNDDFMGRCEHLLQQGQSSFDRFWNPEKGYFYDYITPEGHLDDAIRPNALIALALPHTPSTPEQRKAALKTAAELLVTPVGTYSLAPNDKEFKPSFTGSQLVRDAAYHQGTIWAWPLGSYLELLWKETGDRTLLNQAMRGLKNHLLDGGLGSVAEVLEAKNMTTKGCPFQAWSVSEFLRVYAMVNGSGK; this is encoded by the coding sequence ATGTTGCCCGAATTCAAAATCACCCATGAAGCTGCCCGCAGCCTGACGCAGGAGTTCCTGCTCACGGATGGTCTGGGAGGCTTTCACATGATGACCCCTGCCGGTGTGCCCACCCGCAAATACCATGGTCTGGCCCACAGCCACAATCCACCTGTGGAACGGGACCTGCCCTGGATCATGCCTCTGGAAACCCTGAAGGTGGGGAGCCAGCAAGCTTCCCTGTACACCTTTGAGATGACCCCGGGTTATTTTGTGGGCAGGGGACGGGATTTTCTGATGGAATGCAATTTGGAAGCGCTTCAACCCACCCAGGTGTATCAGGCGTGTGGGGTGACCGTGCAGAAAACCACCGTCATGCCCCGGCACAGTGGGACCCTGGTCTACCTGTACGAAGTGACCACCCCCCACGAAACAGAATTGATCCTGGAAGGTCTTTTCTCAGACCGGGACATGCACGGAACCCGTGCAAAATTGCCTGCTCTGGAGTTCAATTCAGAGCATGGAGTCATCCAGACCCAATACGGAAATGGGCGCGGCGTGCAGGTGCGTCTACAGGCAGACACTTTTGATGAACTGCCTCTTGCGCCCATCCCGCAACAGCTCTTCTACCGGGTGGAGTGCGAAAGGGGAGAGCCTTGTGAAGACATTGCAGCCCGCACCGGCCTTTACCACCTGAAATTTACCCCTGGACACCACCGTTTTGCACTCACCGTTTCCGCAACAGGCTGGAACCAGGACCCCTGGGAGGCCGCAGAAGCTGAGAAGGCCCGGAAAACCTATCTGGTCCAGCAGGCTTTCGAGGCCACAGGGGTGCAGGATGCAACAGTTGCGACGCTTGCCCTGGCTGCAGATGCATTTCTGGTGCACCGCCAGACTGTGGAGTCCATGAGCGTGATTGCAGGCTATCCCTGGTTCGCAGACTGGGGTCGGGATTCCATGATTTCCCTCTCAGGCCTGACCCTTCCCACCGGGCGCTTTGAGGATGCAAAGGGCATCCTGACCACCTTCCTGAAATACCAGAGAAGAGGACTGGTTCCCAACAACTTCTGGGACGATGGCAAAGGCGCAGGATACAACACTGTGGATGGGGCCCTGTGGCTGTTTGTGGCACTGGATCGCTACCTGGAAGCCACACAGGACTTTGATTTTGCCAGGGAACAGTTTCCTGTTCTGCAGGAGATCATCCACCACCACATTGAAGGAACAGATTTCAACATCGGTGTGGACCCAGAAGATGGCCTGCTCAGTGCTGGAGAAAAGGGGGTGCAACTCACCTGGATGGACGTGAAGATCCGGGACTGGGTGGTCACCCCCAGGCATGGCAAGGCCATCGAGATCTGTGCCTTGTGGCTCAATGCCCTGCAGATTTTCCTGCAGATCAGCAAAAAACTGCAGGTGAACGACGATTTTATGGGGCGCTGTGAACACCTGCTCCAGCAGGGTCAAAGTTCTTTTGATCGCTTCTGGAACCCTGAAAAAGGATATTTTTACGACTACATCACTCCAGAAGGCCACCTGGACGACGCCATCCGGCCCAATGCCCTGATTGCCCTGGCCCTGCCCCATACCCCTTCCACGCCTGAACAGCGAAAAGCCGCTTTGAAAACAGCTGCAGAATTGCTGGTGACTCCGGTGGGCACCTACTCCCTGGCCCCCAATGACAAAGAGTTCAAACCCAGTTTCACAGGTTCGCAACTGGTCCGGGATGCTGCCTACCACCAGGGCACCATCTGGGCGTGGCCTCTGGGCAGTTATCTGGAGCTGCTCTGGAAGGAAACCGGAGACAGAACCCTGCTCAATCAGGCGATGCGTGGTCTGAAAAACCACCTGCTGGATGGTGGGCTGGGTTCTGTTGCAGAAGTCCTGGAAGCCAAAAACATGACCACCAAAGGCTGTCCTTTCCAGGCCTGGAGTGTCAGTGAGTTTTTAAGGGTTTATGCCATGGTGAACGGCTCAGGCAAGTAA
- a CDS encoding carbohydrate kinase family protein → MKFYVIGDVTVDHLYHLNHIPAPGEEVSPIRSTMQPGGAGGTMSVTLARLGHEVSLAASVGSDPFAEVALKYVRESGVNTSPIQVIEDLLTSTITVMQTPDGKRAMISSGDANRQLDAAKLKKKDIESSDGLLVSAYSLIGGPQREYAIKAISYAKKASVPVLIDLGTGAVNAAGVKLLDTVLSADYLLLNRHELQTITETDNISDALLGLKDRGAGCVIVKVGAHGSIIWTPQETDLVESVPLGDEVVDSTGAGDTFSAVFAHAILSGKPLKQAAKMANLAGALAATAVGAQRKTITQTDLESVLA, encoded by the coding sequence GTGAAGTTTTACGTCATTGGTGATGTTACGGTGGATCACCTGTACCACCTGAACCACATCCCCGCACCGGGCGAGGAAGTGTCCCCGATCCGTTCCACCATGCAACCGGGTGGGGCAGGCGGCACCATGAGCGTCACCCTGGCGCGCCTCGGGCATGAAGTTTCCCTGGCTGCCTCTGTCGGGTCCGACCCGTTTGCAGAGGTGGCTTTAAAATACGTTCGCGAAAGCGGTGTGAACACCAGCCCCATTCAGGTCATTGAGGATTTGCTCACCAGCACCATCACGGTGATGCAGACCCCCGATGGCAAACGGGCCATGATTTCTTCTGGAGATGCCAACCGACAGCTGGATGCTGCAAAGCTCAAGAAGAAAGACATCGAAAGTTCTGATGGCCTGCTGGTCAGCGCCTACAGCCTGATTGGCGGTCCCCAGCGGGAATATGCCATCAAGGCCATCAGTTACGCCAAGAAAGCCAGTGTGCCGGTCCTGATCGACCTGGGCACCGGGGCTGTGAATGCTGCAGGGGTCAAACTGCTGGACACCGTGCTCAGTGCAGACTACCTGCTCCTCAATCGCCATGAACTGCAGACCATCACCGAGACCGACAACATCAGCGACGCACTGCTGGGCCTCAAGGACCGTGGAGCAGGCTGTGTGATCGTCAAGGTGGGTGCCCACGGATCGATCATCTGGACCCCCCAGGAGACCGATCTGGTGGAATCTGTGCCCCTCGGAGATGAGGTTGTGGACTCCACCGGGGCAGGGGACACCTTCAGTGCGGTGTTTGCCCATGCAATCCTGTCTGGCAAACCCCTCAAGCAGGCTGCCAAGATGGCCAACCTCGCCGGAGCCCTGGCTGCAACCGCTGTGGGAGCCCAGCGCAAGACCATCACCCAGACAGACCTTGAGAGTGTTCTGGCGTAA
- a CDS encoding winged helix-turn-helix transcriptional regulator: MTKRMTDQTHICPTGFTLKVIGGRWKVPILYLLFARPHRFAELRRGLSGVTEKMLTQQLRELEEDGVVQRRVYDQVPPKVEYSLTGYGETLKPVIMAISSWGVEHGPGMEGDPEGTFCGPRPSEVDAPLKG, translated from the coding sequence ATGACAAAACGCATGACAGACCAGACCCACATTTGCCCCACAGGATTCACCCTCAAAGTCATTGGGGGACGCTGGAAGGTGCCCATCCTGTACCTGCTCTTTGCACGCCCTCACCGTTTTGCGGAATTGCGCAGAGGACTCAGCGGAGTCACCGAGAAAATGCTCACCCAGCAACTCAGAGAACTGGAAGAAGATGGGGTGGTCCAGCGCAGGGTTTACGATCAGGTGCCTCCAAAAGTGGAGTATTCCCTGACAGGGTATGGAGAAACCCTGAAACCCGTGATCATGGCCATCAGCAGCTGGGGGGTGGAGCATGGTCCGGGGATGGAAGGTGATCCAGAGGGCACATTTTGTGGCCCCAGACCCTCTGAAGTTGATGCACCCCTCAAGGGATGA
- a CDS encoding DUF2785 domain-containing protein translates to MNRDQWQHVIDQDHQLPHGISLQEATRELLGFLSSTDPFLRDTVGYFTLSAWIERELYSPAELSNMLTWAGENLRLGLGTSGHDSVFLRSFSALILSEVVALDARKPFLNEAERNAAFEKTLHYLSEECDLRGYLPEKGWAHAVAHGADALMAFADHPLTLPEQLEQILETVLDLAAMDQVYLYNEEKRLARAAFSAITRMDDFVVEHRMGAQLSLVPEQWFMSPEWAASRLNLRGFFSALLLIGTENHQEQVQAWAREGLLLLA, encoded by the coding sequence ATGAACCGCGACCAGTGGCAACACGTCATCGATCAGGATCACCAGCTTCCACACGGAATCTCTCTGCAGGAGGCCACCCGTGAATTGCTGGGTTTCCTCTCCTCCACCGATCCTTTTCTGAGGGACACGGTGGGGTACTTCACCCTGTCTGCCTGGATTGAAAGGGAACTTTACAGTCCTGCAGAACTGAGCAACATGCTGACCTGGGCAGGCGAAAACCTGCGCCTGGGTCTGGGAACCAGCGGGCATGATTCGGTGTTCCTCAGGTCTTTCAGTGCATTGATCCTCTCAGAAGTGGTGGCACTGGATGCCAGAAAGCCCTTCTTGAATGAGGCTGAACGCAACGCAGCCTTTGAGAAAACCCTGCATTACCTTTCTGAAGAATGCGACCTGAGGGGATACCTGCCAGAAAAAGGCTGGGCCCATGCAGTGGCCCACGGCGCAGACGCCCTGATGGCTTTCGCAGATCATCCTCTGACCCTTCCAGAGCAGCTGGAGCAAATTCTGGAAACCGTACTGGATCTCGCTGCAATGGATCAGGTGTACCTCTACAATGAAGAAAAAAGGCTGGCACGTGCAGCCTTTTCTGCCATCACCCGCATGGATGACTTTGTTGTGGAACACAGAATGGGGGCTCAACTCTCCCTGGTGCCAGAGCAGTGGTTCATGTCTCCTGAGTGGGCCGCTTCAAGATTGAACCTTCGAGGGTTCTTTTCGGCCTTGCTCCTGATCGGTACAGAAAACCACCAGGAGCAAGTACAGGCCTGGGCCAGAGAGGGGTTGCTCTTACTTGCCTGA
- the rsmA gene encoding 16S rRNA (adenine(1518)-N(6)/adenine(1519)-N(6))-dimethyltransferase RsmA: protein MRPTKAFGQNFLIDGNILRMIVQAGEPAGTVFEVGPGLGVLTRELAASGLKVITLEKDERLRPVLEETLAGLENVQVVWGDALEYPWQDVPEGSVLIANLPYYISTAILTRIFESGRFKRATFLVQKEVAQRLVAPPGTDQYGFLSALTALHGKARIVKDVPKGAFYPAPDVTSSVVRVDLSGQKPPRSLLRLLEAGLAHRRKTLRNNLQSAGYPVQKIDEVLAALGISPTIRAEALSYAHWQGLHEALA from the coding sequence ATGCGTCCGACCAAGGCCTTTGGACAGAACTTCCTGATTGACGGCAACATCCTGCGCATGATTGTGCAGGCTGGAGAACCTGCAGGAACGGTGTTCGAGGTGGGGCCGGGTTTAGGGGTGCTCACACGGGAGCTCGCAGCAAGCGGATTGAAGGTCATCACCCTGGAAAAAGACGAGCGTCTCAGGCCCGTGCTGGAGGAAACCCTGGCCGGGCTTGAAAACGTGCAGGTGGTGTGGGGCGATGCCCTTGAATACCCCTGGCAGGATGTTCCAGAAGGCAGCGTGCTGATTGCCAACCTGCCGTATTACATTTCCACGGCCATCCTCACCCGCATTTTTGAGAGTGGTCGTTTCAAAAGGGCCACCTTTCTGGTTCAGAAAGAAGTTGCCCAGCGTCTGGTTGCCCCCCCGGGAACCGACCAGTACGGCTTTTTGAGTGCCTTAACGGCACTGCATGGCAAGGCCAGAATTGTCAAGGACGTGCCCAAAGGCGCGTTTTATCCTGCCCCCGATGTCACCTCCAGCGTGGTGCGTGTGGACCTGTCGGGACAAAAGCCACCTCGCAGCCTGCTACGTTTACTGGAAGCCGGACTGGCACATCGCAGGAAAACCCTCAGAAACAACCTTCAGAGCGCAGGATACCCTGTTCAGAAGATTGATGAGGTTCTGGCAGCTCTGGGCATCAGCCCGACCATTCGCGCGGAGGCCCTTTCTTACGCGCACTGGCAGGGCCTGCACGAAGCCCTGGCCTGA